One genomic region from Labeo rohita strain BAU-BD-2019 chromosome 7, IGBB_LRoh.1.0, whole genome shotgun sequence encodes:
- the map1aa gene encoding microtubule-associated protein 1A isoform X1 → MEMPLGDAAAGPQEKCEIIQHLGQQRCVGPPFCQTRYYMLIVIGDISTDHQLDSVKEHIKQGILSWDIDLTVCDLNKELKLFEARHSAQFSSEVKGQRLLQYKSDVLETVVLVNPSEENIAIEFRTLLCDLAGHKLLVLSGQSTGQSGDIILQSGVFGWKNFSDILSSRRIKELLNQPSAGQQACLTVSCKGEGGWSSLGYVQEQSLLKYRLNPEPVLPEMEGVSEFTEYVSETVDVPSPFELLEPPTSGGFLKLSKPCCYIFPGGRGDSALFAVNGFNILIDGGSDRKSCFWKLVRHLDRIDSVLLTHIGADNLSGINGLLQRKIAEQEEEKNRASNTYGDWMKNLISPELGVVFFNVPDKLKAPESTLKAKRSIEEASLTLQYLHKLGIKPEPLYRVMSNTIEPLTLFHKLGVGKLDMYILNPLKDSKEMQFFMQKWAGNSKAKTGIVLANGKEGEISVPYLTSVTALVVWVPASPTEKIVRVLFPGNAPQNKIFEGLEKLRHLDFLRYPVATQKDMSSGAPPPLIKQTKMKLRTDSKESLKSSPKMSSATKASKKEANEDIESKSDSVKENKVEKKDKKIKETVKTPKPLKPKTASPDSLKQEKKKLQREKSPKKLTKEKTSKMEEKKDLEKKDTKKEKADIKKEDVKKELKGKEEKKKEKEKTKPELRKITKPDLKPFTPEVRKTLNKAKVQVKPKTEKTKAAKEQENRPAAKQASIEKRESERSLVSSPEDLTKDFEALRLEEELSKQTESKVLPNFPPVADSVVPDIESPDEGITTTDIETESPHEERVPYGVNEIKSPSKTTDRFEDEGAATEDDIEDDYTTKLKSAKTSDFLEMGENKEWQEKAKEEAKEFELKPRKSDSEEEEDVIEKAELEEAEDLIHEEELKYKSDEAKKEKLGKDWETKQSDIKSAKPLGAAEHISFIQDETIPGYSETEQTISDEEINEETEERIPHLQYDVGSYDISVPDEPGTFDTIHGMKPPTISVASELSSKGFAVDQEPVLSAYATNIIAAPLAEEEHISSATSITEYDKLSSFATSVTEDQSIASVTAPPTEDAGKSSLLLDTVNSIPSSIQTDATQGKEYLHSAGTISPTSSLEEDKCFKSPPSEEYQPIVAETETTVKATVPANYEDEEDEEEDEDQTPNVDIPLGKLHEGYASAALLEDTEQVSDKFPSSTAPISPQMMYVGAQEKDEKEISLSKDESKLGASEKSLSFPPNLPCASETSIISESEERCLSPDDSTVRFASPTQSGPTSSSYSPTEERPQKPLIMDKEEKLDKETFDSQRCLAQEAPADKKSVKIIDDEVDPFGKEFSSTKTALYDSEEDEEEEKEKEEEEEKEDFYEKESYKVCGKTKYKEERECTFLDEEYSEETSPLKEEKLFEKEKESVDKEDKPQNVSYLGHEYKSQMLSSGEEDESETEDGTYSSVKVPQGELDSMSASQGKKDVSFSDIDDPKMISKDSDKSVHFNLYSFPECEKGLKGEFERVVRQDTPYVGKSFTYSDVYDSKSSSVDSYSPNLPTEHTFDDTDVTSKKTEKEDSLESSTGKISDFKPAYEKETSSASYSETQSMYGTPPIKDTPEETFSEKVKEVEEKTPEKSSSVSAERDPFSVKFEKPDFSGMAEGGASQSGHYATDSFSSDYSAKSMSSVIGQSTFGTKEVMAGDRKMFADGEDEDEEDEEDEDDEDEEYGEHVSDSDTEKGAKDRQEKDAQLSLSSDIGTVPTQFQDEKKDTITQDYSFGSDAYGKSLGSSTFESTLSHEVPKDSLQTVKGDASSFPAESHITGSSGFEHSSSEERDEFVENYEKDVKSYLPLSTKSAEDKFSTHYDSKDIEFDKQKTPDGAEKKTGDPVSLGFSYTTMSATTYSSSSSYSHSSSASASLSTSRQFGDEIETPASTGFEYSSFKDEHSPVMDSPFSSSGGQAKDEYLEVSEKLTTATTTAESTPSLARFSPLSPFEEIKPFPPHAGTCISDKKEPASSTSNISDLGPQSQCFYKSEWDEDSRLQDEFGATGPYTSMPPTTQKDTMPEDLYGASSTLQFECPEKQYYEDTESSEEEDDYMYETEQDKLQYQRSPLAAQADKKDTTFSLGEALTKDISSGLGATIPDALTSHTSSFPEPSKPDTTNGPAEVSLSAPEAFGGCGKVGIGLSKTEMQSQELDVKKIRSPSEWEMQQQRDIYPGASPPHYRHEDEYEEEEETEPEHPPRPLSLSSTDQPFQTSYFADDPSRHDDDADYPSDVGIRPHPSTASPGYSSCEYKQRRGDTSPSFINPSLCQLSSDEEDEEQRSQGSDQQQPSGKTRSHKQPRHSHHGKDSESQHFSGAMAAGISASGEDTPPTSVSEPLHSQSDSDVPPGTEECPSITAEGNNDSDEDADYLPVDKSSGAYGGKHYSSRSPDKNHDPFPSPMMDPAPCPPRPDVCMVDPEALSSLTDKPIKKDSKSKGLRKLGKTKSSSPARKTDARRKRSPSKEPSTHTTSLRKKEMEDDLSRSSHNTGKGLVNGYKNSAGLNSAKLSASVPPGPPIYVDLAYIPNHCSAKNVDQEFFKRVRSAYYVVSGNDSSNGEPSRSVLDALLEGKAQWGSNLQVTLIPTHDTEVTREWYQQTHEKQQELNIMVLASSSTVVMQDESFPACKIEF, encoded by the exons AGAGGTGAAAG gaCAGAGACTTTTGCAATACAAGAGTGATGTTCTTGAGACTGTTGTGTTGGTGAATCCTTCTGAGGAGAATATTGCTATAGAG TTCAGAACCCTTCTCTGTGACTTAGCAGGACATAAGTTATTGGTCCTAAGTGGGCAAAGTACTGGACAGAGCGGTGACATTATCCTGCAAAGTGGAGTGTTTGGTTGGAAAAATTTCTCTGACATTCTCTCAAGTCGTAGG atTAAAGAGCTCTTGAACCAGCCATCTGCAGGTCAGCAAGCCTGTTTGACTGTGTCCTGTAAAGGAGAAGGGGGCTGGAGCTCCCTAGGGTACGTACAGGAGCAGAGTTTACTGAAGTACAGACTGAacccagagcctgtgctgccTGAGATGGAAGGTGTGAGCGAGTTTACAGAATATGTCTCTGAGACAGTGGATGTTCCCTCTCCTTTTGAGCTCCTGGAACCACCAACCTCTGGAGGGTTCCTCAAGTTGTCCAAGCCATGCTGCTATATCTTTCCTGGAGGACGGGGTGACTCTGCTTTGTTTGCAGTCAAtggttttaacattttaatcgaTGGTGGATCAGACCGAAAATCTTGCTTCTGGAAGCTGGTCAGACATTTGGATAGGATTGATTCTGTTCTCCTTACACACATAGGAGCAGATAACCTTTCTGGTATAAATGGACTATTACAGAGAAAAATTGCAGAGCAGGAGGAAGAGAAGAACCGTGCTTCAAATACTTATGGAGACTGGATGAAAAACCTGATCTCACCAGAGCTTGGTGTTGTGTTCTTTAATGTTCCAGACAAGCTGAAGGCGCCTGAATCCACGCTGAAAGCAAAGAGGAGCATTGAGGAGGCCTCTCTCACATTGCAGTACCTTCACAAACTGGGTATCAAACCTGAGCCTCTATACAGGGTTATGAGCAACACAATTGAGCCTTTAACACTCTTTCACAAGTTGGGTGTTGGCAAACTAGACATGTATATCCTAAATCCTCTCAAGGACAGTAAAGAAATGCAATTCTTCATGCAGAAGTGGGCTGGTAACAGTAAAGCTAAGACTGGCATTGTCCTGGCCAATGGCAAAGAGGGTGAGATTTCAGTTCCTTACCTCACATCAGTGACAGCTCTGGTTGTGTGGGTACCTGCCAGTCCAACTGAAAAGATTGTCAGAGTATTGTTTCCTGGAAATGccccacaaaacaaaatatttgagGGGCTGGAAAAGCTGAGGCATCTCGATTTCTTGCGATATCCAGTAGCCACTCAAAAAGACATGTCATCTGGGGCTCCACCTCCACtgattaaacaaactaaaatgaagCTGAGAACTGACAGCAAAGAAAGTCTTAAATCGTCCCCTAAAATGTCTTCTGCTACAAAAGCAAGCAAGAAAGAGGCAAATGAAGACATTGAGTCAAAGAGTGACTCTGTAAAAGAGAACAAAGTTGAAAAGAAagataagaaaataaaagagaCTGTTAAAACTCCCAAACCACTTAAGCCCAAGACGGCGTCACCCGACTCACTTAAGCAAGAGAAAAAGAAGCTGCAGAGAGAAAAATCTCCTAAAAAACTTACCAAGGAGAAAACGTCTAAGATGGAGGAGAAGAAAGATCTggaaaagaaagacacaaagaaagaaaaggcaGATATAAAAAAAGAGGACGTTAAAAAAGAACTCAAAGGTAAAgaggagaagaaaaaagaaaaagaaaaaactaagccagagttgagaaaaatcacaaaaccGGACTTAAAGCCCTTCACCCCTGAGGTCCGGAAGACTCTGAACAAAGCAAAGGTTCAAGTAAAgcctaaaacagaaaaaactaaaGCTGCAAAGGAGCAAGAAAACAGGCCAGCTGCTAAGCAAGCTTCAATTGAGAAACGGGAGAGTGAGAGGTCCTTAGTCTCCTCCCCAGAAGATCTTACCAAGGATTTTGAAGCCTTGCGACTGGAGGAGGAGCTTTCCAAGCAAACAGAGAGCAAAGTACTCCCAAATTTTCCACCTGTGGCGGACAGTGTTGTCCCTGACATTGAATCTCCTGATGAGGGAATCACTACAACTGATATTGAGACAGAGTCCCCTCATGAGGAAAGGGTACCGTATGgagtaaatgaaattaaatcacCCTCGAAAACCACTGATAGATTTGAGGATGAAGGTGCTGCTACAGAAGATGACATAGAGGATGACTATACCACAAAACTGAAAAGTGCTAAAACATCTGACTTTTTGGAGATGGGTGAAAATAAAGAATGGCAAGAAAAAGCAAAAGAAGAAGCGAAAGAGTTTGAACTGAAACCCAGAAAGAGTGACAGTGAAGAAGAGGAGGATGTGATTGAGAAAGCAGAGCTAGAGGAGGCAGAGGATTTAATACATGAGGAGGAGCTCAAGTACAAATCTGACGaagctaaaaaagaaaaacttggAAAGGACTGGGAGACCAAACAAAGTGATATTAAATCTGCCAAACCTCTGGGTGCTGCAGAGCACATTTCTTTCATCCAAGATGAGACCATTCCAGGTTACTCTGAGACAGAGCAGACCATTTCTGATGAGGAGATTAATGAGGAAACAGAGGAGCGAATCCCTCATCTTCAGTATGATGTCGGCTCTTATGACATCTCAGTTCCTGATGAACCAGGGACTTTTGACACCATCCATGGCATGAAACCGCCAACCATATCTGTTGCTTCTGAGTTATCATCGAAGGGTTTTGCAGTAGACCAGGAGCCCGTCTTATCAGCTTATGCAACCAATATAATTGCAGCTCCATTGGCTGAAGAAGAGCATATATCATCAGCCACCTCCATCACTGAATATGACAAATTGTCATCCTTTGCAACATCTGTTACTGAAGATCAGTCTATAGCTTCTGTGACAGCACCACCTACTGAAGATGCAGGAAAAAGCTCTTTACTCTTAGATACTGTAAACAGCATACCATCATCCATACAGACCGATGCCACTCAAGGAAAGGAGTACCTTCACTCTGCTGGAACTATTTCTCCAACTTCTTCCTTAGAGGAAGATAAGTGTTTTAAATCACCTCCTTCAGAAGAATATCAACCCAttgtggcagaaacagagacTACAGTGAAGGCTACTGTCCCTGCAAATTATGAGGATGAAGAGGACGAGGAAGAGGATGAGGATCAGACACCGAATGTTGATATACCACTTGGGAAGCTCCATGAGGGTTATGCATCTGCTGCCTTGCTCGAAGACACAGAACAAGTTTCTGATAAATTTCCCTCATCAACTGCACCTATTTCTCCTCAGATGATGTATGTTGGCGCACAAGAAAAAGATGAAAAGGAAATCTCACTCTCTAAGGATGAATCTAAATTAGGCGCTTCTGAGAAAAGTTTGTCCTTCCCACCAAATTTGCCTTGCGCCTCAGAGACAAGTATTATTTCAGAGAGTGAAGAAAGATGTCTCAGCCCAGATGACAGCACTGTGAGGTTTGCCTCACCTACACAATCAGGACCGACCAGCAGTAGCTACTCTCCCACTGAGGAGAGGCCACAAAAGCCACTGATTATGGACAAAGAGGAAAAACTAGATAAGGAGACTTTTGATTCTCAGAGGTGTTTGGCCCAAGAGGCTCCTGCTGACAAAAAGTCTGTGAAAATAATTGATGATGAAGTGGATCCTTTTGGAAAGGAATTTTCCAGCACTAAAACTGCATTGTATGACTCAGAAGAAGAtgaagaggaagagaaagagaaagaggaagaggaagagaaagaggatttttatgaaaaagAAAGCTATAAAGTGTGTGGTAAAACTAAATACAAAGAGGAGAGGGAGTGCACTTTCCTTGATGAAGAATACTCTGAAGAGACATCACCCTTAAAAGAGGAGAAGCTGtttgagaaagagaaagaatctGTGGACAAGGAAGATAAACCACAAAATGTGTCCTACTTGGGCCATGAGTACAAATCCCAGATGCTCAGCTCAGGAGAGGAAGATGAAAGTGAAACCGAGGATGGTACTTACTCAAGCGTAAAAGTACCACAAGGCGAGTTAGATTCCATGTCAGCAAGCCAAGGCAAAAAAGATGTGTCATTCTCAGATATAGATGACccaaaaatgatttctaaagacaGCGATAAAAGTGTTCACTTCAACTTGTATTCCTTCCCTGAGTGTGAGAAAGGCCTCAAAGGGGAATTCGAGAGGGTGGTTAGGCAAGATACACCCTATGTTGGGAAAAGCTTTACATATTCTGATGTGTATGACAGTAAATCAAGTTCAGTGGATTCCTACTCTCCAAATCTGCCAACAGAGCACACCTTTGATGATACTGATGTTActtcaaagaaaacagaaaaggaGGATTCTCTAGAATCTTCCACTGGCAAGATTTCTGACTTTAAACCAGCATATGAAAAGGAAACATCATCAGCTTCATATAGTGAAACACAAAGTATGTACGGGACACCACCAATAAAGGATACACCTGAAGAAACATTCTCTGAAAAAGTAAAGGAAGTTGAAGAAAAGACACCTGAGAAAAGCTCATCTGTTTCAGCAGAGAGAGACCCATTTTCAGTTAAATTTGAAAAACCAGATTTCAGTGGAATGGCAGAGGGTGGTGCATCACAATCAGGCCATTATGCAACCGACAGCTTTAGCTCTGATTACAGTGCTAAAAGTATGAGTTCTGTGATAGGCCAATCTACATTTGGCACAAAAGAAGTCATGGCTGGAGACAGGAAGATGTTTGCTGATGGAGAggatgaagatgaagaagacgaggaagatgaagatgatgagGATGAGGAGTATGGAGAGCATGTAAGTGATAGTGATACAGAGAAAGGTGCCAAAGACAGACAAGAGAAAGATGCCCAGCTCTCTCTAAGTAGTGACATTGGCACTGTACCTACTCAATTCCAGGATGAAAAGAAAGATACCATTACACAGGACTACAGCTTTGGCTCTGACGCCTATGGGAAATCTTTAGGCTCATCAACATTTGAATCCACTCTAAGCCATGAGGTCCCTAAGGACTCACTGCAAACTGTTAAAGGTGATGCCTCATCCTTTCCTGCTGAAAGTCATATTACAGGCTCATCTGGATTTGAACATTCTTCAAGTGAGGAGAGAGATGAGTTTGTAGAAAATTACGAGAAAGATGTCAAGTCATATTTACCCCTTTCAACAAAGTCTGCTGAAGATAAATTCTCTACTCACTATGACAGCAAAGATATTGAGTTCGACAAGCAAAAGACGCCAGATGGAGCTGAGAAAAAAACAGGAGACCCCGTTTCTTTGGGCTTTAGTTATACAACTATGTCAGCCACAACAtattcctcttcttcttcttacaGTCATTCCTCATCAGCTTCGGCATCTCTGTCCACTAGCCGCCAGTTTGGAGATGAGATAGAGACTCCAGCCAGTACTGGATTTGAGTACTCATCTTTCAAAGATGAACATTCACCAGTAATGGACTCACCCTTCTCAAGTTCTGGTGGACAGGCTAAGGATGAATATTTAGAGGTGTCCGAAAAGTTGACCACTGCAACTACTACAGCTGAATCCACTCCTAGCCTTGCGAGATTCTCACCGTTATCACCTTTTGAGGAGATCAAGCCTTTTCCTCCACATGCTGGTACTTGTATAAGTGATAAAAAAGAACCTGCTTCCTCTACAAGCAATATCTCAGATCTAGGTCCACAAAGTCAGTGCTTTTACAAATCGGAGTGGGATGAGGACTCAAGATTACAAGATGAGTTTGGTGCAACTGGACCTTATACCTCAATGCCACCGACCACTCAGAAAGACACCATGCCTGAAGATCTGTATGGTGCTTCATCAACACTTCAATTTGAGTGCCCTGAAAAACAATACTATGAGGACACAGAGAGTAGTGAAGAGGAGGACGATTATATGTACGAAACTGAACAGGATAAACTTCAGTACCAAAGATCTCCACTTGCAGCTCAAGCGGACAAGAAAGATACCACATTTTCCTTGGGTGAGGCACTAACAAAGGACATATCTTCCGGATTGGGAGCCACTATCCCAGATGCACTTACCTCACATACGTCCTCTTTCCCTGAGCCCTCAAAACCAGACACAACAAACGGGCCTGCAGAAGTTAGTTTGAGTGCACCAGAGGCTTTTGGAGGATGCGGCAAGGTGGGGATAGGCTTGTCAAAAACAGAGATGCAAAGCCAAGAATTGGACGTGAAGAAAATTAGAAGCCCAAGTGAATGGGAAATGCAGCAGCAACGAGACATCTACCCAGGAGCATCCCCACCTCATTATCGACATGAAGATGAatatgaagaagaagaagagactGAGCCAGAGCACCCACCCCGTCCTCTTTCTCTTTCATCCACAGACCAACCTTTCCAAACTTCCTATTTCGCAGATGATCCAAGCAGACATGATGATGACGCTGACTATCCTTCAGATGTTGGTATCCGTCCACATCCATCCACAGCTTCTCCAGGCTATTCCTCCTGTGAGTACAAGCAGAGGAGAGGAGACACATCTCCATCTTTTATCAACCCAAGCTTATGTCAACTTTCAAGCGATGAAGAAGATGAGGAACAGAGAAGCCAAGGTTCTGATCAACAGCAACCTTCAGGGAAGACTAGATCTCACAAACAACCCCGTCACAGTCATCATGGCAAGGACAGCGAATCGCAACACTTCTCTGGAGCCATGGCTGCTGGGATTAGTGCCAGTGGGGAGGACACACCTCCAACCTCTGTCAGTGAGCCGCTGCATTCCCAGTCAGATTCTGATGTACCACCAGGTACGGAAGAGTGTCCATCAATCACAGCAGAAGGAAACAATGACTCTGATGAGGATGCCGATTACCTGCCTGTAGATAAATCATCTGGAGCTTACGGAGGGAAGCATTACTCATCTAGGTCACCTGATAAAAATCACGATCCCTTCCCGTCACCAATGATGGACCCTGCTCCTTGTCCTCCTCGCCCTGATGTATGTATGGTTGATCCTGAAGCTCTGTCAAGCCTAACCGACAAACCAATCAAGAAAGATTCCAAATCAAAGGGTCTACGTAAATTAGGTAAAACAAAGTCCTCATCTCCTGCTCGGAAGACTGATGCCAGGAGGAAGAGATCCCCATCCAAGGAGCCCTCCACTCACACCACTTCTCTTAGAAAGAAGGAAATGGAGGACGATCTGTCAAGGTCAAGCCACAACACCGGCAAAGGCCTTGTCAATGGCTATAAGAACAGTGCAG gtTTAAATTCTGCAAAATTGAGTGCATCTGTGCCCCCTGGTCCTCCTATCTATGTGGATCTGGCCTACATTCCCAACCACTGCAGTGCTAAAAATGTGGACCAGGAGTTTTTCAAACGTGTTCGTTCTGCATATTATGTAGTGAGTGGAAACGACTCCAGCAATGGAGAACCGAGCCGCAGTGTACTAGATGCCTTGCTAGAGGGAAAGGCACAGTGGGGATCCAATCTACAG GTGACATTGATACCTACTCATGACACAGAAGTGACCCGCGAATGGTATCAGCAGACCCATGAGAAGCAACAGGAACTGAACATCATGGTCCTGGCCAGCAGCAGCACAGTTGTGATGCAGGATGAGTCATTCCCAGCCTGCAAAATAGAGTTCTAA